Genomic DNA from Tautonia rosea:
GTTCGAGGCGATCGACGCAGTACGGCGGACCGAGCGGATCGACCCGGAGCGGATTGTCTTGCGAGGGTTCTCGATGGGAGGGGCCGGGGCCTGGCATCTGGGCTTGCACCACCCGAGTACCTGGGCGGCCGTCGAAGCGGGGGCCGGGTTCAGCGAGACGATCAACTATGCCAAGCAGAACGATCTCCCTGATTATCAGCGCAAAGGGTTGCATATTTACGATGCTGTCGATTATGCGCTGAACGCGTTCAACGTGCCGATGGTCGGCTACGGGGGAGAGGAAGACCCGCAGCTTCAGGCCTCGGAGAACCTTGTGCAGGCGTTAAACGATCTGGGCTTCACGACCACGACCGAAGGGCTGGAAACGCGGGCCGAGGGGATCAATTTCCTTCGGATTGTTGGCGAAGGGATGGGGCACCGGGTCGATCCGGCGAGCAAGGCGGCCATCGACGCATTTCTCGATGAGCATGCGCGACGAGGAGTCGATTACGCCGCGAGCCGTGTCCGGTTCGTCACCTATTCGACGCGGTACAATCGGGCAGCGTGGCTTCAGGTGGAGGAATTGCTCGACCATTACCAGCGGGCCACGGTCGATGCGGAGGTGGACCCCAAGGTCCGAGAGGTGGCTGAGATCACGACCGAGAACGTGGCGGTGCTGGCGGTTGAGCGGCAGGTGGCGGAGAAGGTCCGGATCGACGGGGTGACGCTGCCTTTAGCCGACGGCGGGGGCAACCTCTTACCGCATACGTACTATCGGCGGGAGGGGGAGACCTGGATCGTGCTCGATTATGAGCAGTCGCGTGCCGTGCAGTTGAATCTTCGGACGCGAAAACATCCAGGCCTTCAAGGGCCGATTGACGATGCCTTTATGGGGCCGTTTCTCTGCGTTCGAGGGACGGGAACGCCCTGGAATCCGACCGTCCACCAGTGGGCCGAGGCACGGCTCGCTCGCTTTGCTGCGGACTGGAACCAATGGATGCGGGGTGAGTTGCCGATCAAGGATGATACGGAGGTGACCGCCGACGACTTCAAGAATTCTCACCTGATCCTGTTCGGCGATCCCGGTTCGAATCGCGTGATCGGGCAGCTCTTGCCCGAGCTACCGGTATCGTGGACGC
This window encodes:
- a CDS encoding prolyl oligopeptidase family serine peptidase, which encodes MSALQPHVGIRMGILFPLLLGLAPTRSGAQDDRHPPSAEQLAEIWEKTAALAERLDRLAEVLTPEQRALGDALADVAVFHKAAEWIVRHEEFFEKDSAKWTIEALDRGLERAEQAIGGERPWESAAGGVVRGYRSLVDGSVQPYAVYRPEGLDRSQRVRLDVVLHGRNARLNEVRFIRDHDGKDAPEGLGDRIVLHVYGRGNNAYRWAGETDVFEAIDAVRRTERIDPERIVLRGFSMGGAGAWHLGLHHPSTWAAVEAGAGFSETINYAKQNDLPDYQRKGLHIYDAVDYALNAFNVPMVGYGGEEDPQLQASENLVQALNDLGFTTTTEGLETRAEGINFLRIVGEGMGHRVDPASKAAIDAFLDEHARRGVDYAASRVRFVTYSTRYNRAAWLQVEELLDHYQRATVDAEVDPKVREVAEITTENVAVLAVERQVAEKVRIDGVTLPLADGGGNLLPHTYYRREGETWIVLDYEQSRAVQLNLRTRKHPGLQGPIDDAFMGPFLCVRGTGTPWNPTVHQWAEARLARFAADWNQWMRGELPIKDDTEVTADDFKNSHLILFGDPGSNRVIGQLLPELPVSWTRERVGFVEPNSAADHVPALIVPNPVSLTRYVVLNSGHTFGEDAFRGTNALLFPRLGDHAVFRISDDGEEVVSSGFFDEAWRVKEKLK